In Nymphaea colorata isolate Beijing-Zhang1983 chromosome 5, ASM883128v2, whole genome shotgun sequence, one genomic interval encodes:
- the LOC116255237 gene encoding probable aspartic protease At2g35615 → MLHQLLHDIAPVWCTSNQLFWLRYSNGDKSTIEGILASETLLFDDGAGNVKLPGIVFGYVHSKGNPNPALLKVLGLAGLGGGPLSLSLVNQIGSFIYKKFAYCLSPYSNENNSMGQLKFGEDAEFSGKEEVQETPMAPGGSQGTYYVLNLTDISVGRNRLNIQFGGSKTTALLVDGRSIIIDLGTTLTFLAKDVFGQVANAVDNVKP, encoded by the coding sequence ATGCTTCACCAGCTTTTGCACGATATTGCCCCAGTATGGTGCACCAGCAACCAACTTTTCTGGCTCAGATATTCCAATGGAGACAAATCCACCATAGAAGGGATTCTAGCCTCCGAGACGCTCTTGTTTGACGATGGTGCCGGCAATGTCAAGCTTCcaggaattgtctttggttaCGTTCATAGTAAAGGCAATCCTAATCCTGCCTTGCTTAAAGTTCTTGGCCTTGCTGGCCTCGGCGGTggtcctctctcgctctcgcttgTTAATCAGATTGGCTCTTTTATTTATAAGAAATTTGCTTATTGTCTTTCTCCCtatagcaatgaaaacaattccatGGGACAGCTCAAATTTGGTGAGGACGCAGAGTTTTCAGGCAAGGAAGAAGTTCAAGAAACTCCGATGGCACCAGGTGGTTCTCAGGGCACGTATTATGTTCTCAACCTAACTGACATAAGCGTCGGGAGaaacagactcaacatacaatttggtggttcaaagacgactgcattgttggTAGATGGCAGATCGATAATCATAGACTTGGGCACCACACTCACTTTTCTTGCTAAAGATGTGTTTGGTCAAGTAGCAAATGCAGTAGATAATGTCAAACCATGA